From the genome of Plectropomus leopardus isolate mb unplaced genomic scaffold, YSFRI_Pleo_2.0 unplaced_scaffold8889, whole genome shotgun sequence:
ttagacttattgtaggagctgagctgcaaattcactgattacactcaaacacacaatctggacatttaggacacatgcatcaacacacacacagttatcacaacatgACGAATGAAAAGGGACTAAAATgcacagtccctaaagggttaatctcaCATCAAGAATTTAAGGTGATAAACTCTGATCCAGAAAATTTCATTTTGGATAAAGCTTATGACAAATCAGTTTCCGATTTAATATCTACAGTTTGTTAGACAAAgatttaaacaacattaaagtAAATTTAAGTATTTGATCACAGATTGTGTTGTTACCTAAAATTCGTGGATTTAGGATTTTGGTTGGATATCTctgatttttacataaaaattacCAGCACACTTGCTACAATATTTTACTATTTGATTCTACTTTGATCTGAGTgggttaaaatgattttaaaagtgTAAACCACACCCAACTTTACACATAAAGCACACCCCAACAACAGCATCCAAACAGAGGCGTCACCAGGTAATTAATGGACGTTATAGAAGTGACGAAGGTTTAAGGCGTCCCACGTCTCAGCTGTCACAATGGTGTAAATGTGAGCTCTCTCAAAGCCGTTGAAGTCAGTGACCACGCTAACAGAGTAAGCGCCCATGCTGTCGAAAAGGAGCCAGTCCCCCACGTGACACTCGGGCATCCAGTAGTTTTCAATTACTTTATCAAGGCTGTTGCAAGTTGGACCCCAGATGACAGAGCGGTATTTCTGCTCGCTGCTCTCGACAGCCtgcacaaacatggaaaaataacatCAACATCACACTGGTTGTCATTTTCCACTACAATCTGTTCCTTTACATCTCATGTCTGACATGGAGCTCTACAGTCACTGTGCATTTAGAGCCCAGTatccaaaaaaattacatctaaACAGAACAGCTCCACACCTCGAGATTCAAGTCCAATGCCAATGTTAACTATCACACTACATGTCATATGCACCCATTCACAAAGCACACAGGCATTCCCACACTGCTGGCCAAGGCTACTGCCCAAGGTGCCACCTGTTACTCAGCCAACATTCATACTCTCTCACACTCTTTCCATTTCCCAAAGCCGACATCTGAATCCATCaaagataaatataaacacTTTCGTTCGTTTCGaggtaataaaaatattaatatttagcCGTCTTTGTTTGCTAACGTTACGCAACTTGGCAAACAaagttagctaacgttagttGTAATGTTAGGTGTTTACATTTATCTTTGATGGATTCAGATGTTCATGTGCTCTTCCACACAGTTGTATCCATATCTGACATCTCTCTTCTTGGGTATTTGGCATTGGGAAGGTGAAAAATTAGACCCCCCCCCGAAACATTTTGGGTATCAGCTGTCAGACTTGCAGGTCTCGGTCAATATCTCACTGATAAAGTTGAAAACTTCATATTTCACATGCTAGGAGCGAAAGCTCGTCAGGGTTAGCAACTGTAACCAAGGGCGGCGGGGCTAAGTGAAGGGACACTTTGCAAAtcattactttttgttttcatctacattttacacagagTCCCAACTATTTTGGCATTGGAGCTGTGTTTGAactcaaatcattatttctaaaCCTGACCACATGGTTTTGGTGAGTGAAAATGTTACTCATCAACGGACCTATATGCCATTTTTGGAGACATTGGGAAACAACCTATTCAGTTGCTAGGTGTGATGACGTGGTGTATTTACCCTGTGAGGATATGGTTCAATGTTGGTGTGACCAGGGTCATAGTTGAGGCAGCTCACTGACCCATAAACTCCATCGTTAATGTAGTACATCATCATTCTCTCAGGACTGGTTTCCTCAACTTCTGgagaaaaaagatgcaaaattattttaaaaagttaaagtttcGGATATTGCAACAATAAAAGGTCTTGGCAgatatatcaaaaataatattaaaattattataaaataatcattttcttttgcagccGTCCAACACATGCAACCAGGTATTTGGGGGATCTACACAAAATGATAAACTAGAACCCTGCAAATCAGTAGTGTGCTCACTTAGACGCTGAACGTGGCTGCCGCTGAAGATAAATCCTGATGTAGAGGTGCATTGCCTGATAGTTGTCACTGACACCactaatatttaaaatcaagATAGTTACATGTCAAACAACAACATTCATGTAGCTTCAAAAGACGCATCCACATATTACCACCTTGTTTATCTATATCCTCTAAGAGCACTCTTTTGGCGATGACGTTCACCGCCAGAGTGAAGGCTGATTCCACGTAGAATCGTCCTGGTTCTGCGATGATCCGCACACCACTGTCGGGCGGGAAGAATTCATCCAGTGCTCCATTAATGACCTCTG
Proteins encoded in this window:
- the LOC121940505 gene encoding ornithine decarboxylase-like translates to VDARHVFDVGNLQGFQMRLLDIGGGFSGTGDFKGKFEEFSEVINGALDEFFPPDSGVRIIAEPGRFYVESAFTLAVNVIAKRVLLEDIDKQGEVEETSPERMMMYYINDGVYGSVSCLNYDPGHTNIEPYPHRAVESSEQKYRSVIWGPTCNSLDKVIENYWMPECHVGDWLLFDSMGAYSVSVVTDFNGFERAHIYTIVTAETWDALNLRHFYNVH